One region of Solanum pennellii chromosome 6, SPENNV200 genomic DNA includes:
- the LOC107021674 gene encoding probable protein phosphatase 2C 25, with translation MSCTVALSNSPVFSPSRVPVPASLRCKVSSSSSSSSPETLNLTHSPSKTSSSPSSPSSPLRILRLQKPPPSNLIRASNTDCSTSTVLKRKRPTRLDLPVASMSFGNFPVTPAGVADLVEVEGDGYSVCCKRGRKGAMEDRHSAMVNLEGDSKQGVFGIFDGHGGVKAAEFSAENLNKNIMNELGKTTDDKIEVAVKNGYLKTDTEFLSQKVRGGSCCVTALIQKGNLVVSNAGDCRAVVSRGGLAEALTSDHRPSRKDEKDRIEASGGYVDCCHGVWRIQGSLAVSRGIGDQYLKQWVTAEPETKILELNPELEFLVLASDGLWDTVSNQEAVDIARPLCTGISTLQPLSACRKLIDLSVSRGSLDDISVMIIQLGQFC, from the exons ATGTCTTGCACCGTCGCTCTTTCAAATTCGCCGGTGTTCTCACCGTCTAGGGTTCCGGTGCCGGCTTCTCTTCGTTGTAAAGTTTCTagttcttcatcttcttcttcacctgAAACCCTTAACCTAACTCACTCTCCTTCAAAGACTTCATCTTCTCCTTCTTCGCCGTCGTCGCCGTTACGGATTCTTCGGCTTCAGAAACCTCCACCGAGTAACCTTATTAGAGCTTCTAATACTGATTGTTCTACTTCTACGGTTTTGAAGAGGAAGAGACCGACTAGGTTGGATCTTCCGGTAGCTTCGATGAGTTTCGGGAATTTTCCGGTGACTCCTGCTGGAGTAGCggatttggttgaggttgagGGTGATGGATATTCTGTTTGCTGTAAAAGGGGGAGAAAAGGTGCAATGGAGGATCGTCACTCTGCAATGGTTAATCTTGAAGGAGATTCCAAACAG GGTGTTTTTGGTATATTTGATGGTCATGGAGGAGTGAAAGCTGCAGAGTTTTCAGCAGAGAACTTGAATAAGAACATTATGAATGAACTAGGGAAGACAACAGATGACAAAATTGAAGTGGCAGTGAAAAACGGCTATCTTAAAACAGATACTGAATTTCTCAGCCAAAAAGTTCGGGGTGGATCATGCTGCGTGACAGCGTTGATCCAAAAGGGCAATCTAGTTGTATCCAATGCTGGGGATTGTCGTGCTGTTGTGAGCAGAGGAGGGCTTGCTGAGGCATTGACCTCTGATCACAGGCCTTCAAGGAAAGATGAGAAGGATAGAATTGAGGCATCG GGTGGCTATGTAGATTGTTGTCACGGTGTTTGGAGAATTCAGGGATCCCTCGCTGTGTCAAGAGGTATTGGGGATCAGTACCTTAAACAATGGGTAACAGCAGAACCTGAGACAAAGATTCTTGAACTCAATCCTGAATTGGAATTCTTAGTCCTAGCATCTGATGGCTTATGGGATACCGTTAGCAACCAGGAAGCAGTAGATATTGCTCGGCCTTTGTGCACTGGCATCAGTACACTGCAGCCATTGTCCGCGTGTAGAAAGCTTATTGATCTCTCTGTTTCGCGAGGTTCACTTGATGACATAAGTGTGATGATAATTCAACTGGGACAATTCTGTTGA